One Planktothrix serta PCC 8927 DNA segment encodes these proteins:
- a CDS encoding Uma2 family endonuclease has product MIQAIPKTVSFDEFIAWYPQGSGCHYELHNGEIVEMPKPTGKHSRVAGFLIAELNFEIRRLKLPYFIPKEGVIKSVRDESGYEPDVIVIDERQVTDNPRWEKESIITQGSSVPLVIEVVSTNWSDDYALKLEEYEILGIFEYWIVDYLGLGGRRFIGNPKRPTISIYQFVEGEYQVCQFRENQRIESPIFPELNLTALQIFQAGQ; this is encoded by the coding sequence ATGATTCAAGCAATACCCAAAACCGTAAGCTTTGACGAATTTATTGCTTGGTATCCACAAGGGTCGGGATGCCACTACGAACTACACAACGGAGAAATTGTAGAGATGCCCAAACCCACAGGTAAACATTCGCGGGTTGCTGGTTTTTTGATTGCTGAACTTAACTTTGAAATTAGACGGCTAAAACTTCCTTATTTTATTCCCAAAGAAGGTGTGATTAAATCTGTCCGCGATGAATCTGGATATGAGCCTGATGTAATTGTAATCGATGAGCGACAAGTTACAGATAATCCCCGATGGGAAAAAGAATCTATTATCACTCAAGGAAGTTCTGTACCCTTGGTGATTGAAGTTGTTTCCACTAACTGGAGTGATGATTATGCTTTAAAACTAGAAGAATATGAGATTTTGGGTATTTTTGAATACTGGATTGTCGATTATTTAGGATTAGGAGGAAGAAGATTTATCGGGAATCCTAAACGACCGACTATTTCCATCTATCAGTTTGTTGAAGGAGAATATCAAGTTTGTCAGTTTCGAGAAAATCAACGAATTGAATCGCCGATTTTCCCAGAGTTAAATTTGACAGCTTTGCAAATTTTTCAAGCAGGTCAATGA
- a CDS encoding histidine triad nucleotide-binding protein: MADTIFSKIIRREIPADIVYEDDLCLAFRDIAPQAPVHILVIPKKPIPKLADTTSEDHALMGHLLLKVKQVAEEAGLENGYRVVINTGVDGGQTVDHLHLHILGGRSMEWPPG, translated from the coding sequence ATGGCTGATACAATTTTTAGCAAAATTATCCGTCGGGAGATTCCGGCCGATATTGTTTATGAGGATGATTTGTGTCTCGCCTTTCGGGATATTGCCCCTCAAGCGCCCGTTCATATTCTAGTGATTCCCAAAAAACCCATTCCTAAACTCGCCGATACCACATCCGAAGACCATGCACTGATGGGGCATTTGCTCCTGAAGGTTAAACAGGTCGCTGAAGAAGCGGGACTGGAAAATGGCTATCGGGTTGTGATTAATACGGGGGTCGATGGTGGACAAACCGTTGATCATCTTCATCTGCATATTTTGGGTGGTCGTTCAATGGAATGGCCTCCTGGTTAA
- a CDS encoding YifB family Mg chelatase-like AAA ATPase, with protein sequence MLARVWSACIVGIDAVKVGVEVDISGGLPKITVLGLPDAAVQESRERVKATLKNAGYAFPMRNIVINLTPADLRKEGPSFDLPISIGILAASEQIKPDLLGDFLFLGEVSLDGGLRPVAGVLPIAAAAAQMGIMGLVVPEDNVQEAAVVQGLSVYGFKSLLDVADFLNHPQHYQPVKLTASDLFAQKTTIGLDLSEVKGQAHARRALEIAATGGHNLIFVGPPGSGKTMLARRLPGILPPLSFEESLEVTRIYSVSGLLKNRGTLISDRPFRSPHHSASGPSLVGGGTYPKPGEISLAHRGILFADELTEFKRDVLEFLRQPLEDGFVTVSRTKQSVIFPAKFTLVASTNPCPCGYYGDTIQPCTCSPRQREQYWAKLSGPLMDRIDLQVAVNRLKPEEILQQSQGESSASIRERVILARERTRQRFQDEPQLKSNAEMQSRHIQKWCQLDSIGQSLLENAIRKLGLSARASDRILKVARTIADLAGEDNIKPPHVAEAIQYRTIDRMQ encoded by the coding sequence ATGTTAGCCAGGGTTTGGAGTGCCTGTATTGTTGGGATTGATGCGGTGAAAGTCGGGGTTGAAGTCGATATTTCCGGGGGACTGCCTAAAATTACGGTGTTGGGACTTCCCGATGCGGCGGTTCAGGAATCACGAGAACGGGTAAAAGCTACCTTAAAAAATGCTGGATATGCTTTCCCGATGCGTAATATTGTGATTAATTTAACCCCTGCGGATTTACGCAAAGAGGGGCCGAGTTTTGACCTACCAATTAGTATCGGAATTTTAGCCGCATCGGAACAAATTAAACCCGATTTATTAGGAGATTTTTTATTTTTAGGTGAGGTGAGTTTAGACGGAGGATTAAGACCCGTTGCGGGTGTACTTCCGATCGCGGCGGCGGCTGCACAAATGGGAATTATGGGGTTAGTGGTTCCTGAAGATAATGTTCAAGAAGCGGCTGTTGTTCAGGGATTATCGGTTTATGGATTTAAAAGTTTATTAGATGTTGCTGATTTTTTAAATCATCCCCAACATTACCAACCTGTTAAATTAACAGCCTCGGATTTATTCGCTCAAAAAACAACAATTGGCTTAGATTTAAGTGAAGTTAAAGGACAAGCTCACGCGAGACGGGCGTTAGAAATTGCAGCAACGGGAGGACATAATTTAATTTTTGTCGGGCCACCGGGGAGCGGAAAAACCATGTTAGCCCGTCGTTTACCGGGAATTTTACCGCCTTTAAGTTTTGAAGAATCTTTAGAAGTGACTCGGATTTATTCGGTTTCTGGACTATTAAAAAATAGAGGCACATTAATTAGCGATCGCCCCTTTAGAAGTCCCCATCATTCCGCTTCTGGCCCCTCTTTAGTTGGGGGAGGAACCTATCCGAAACCGGGGGAGATTTCTTTAGCTCACAGAGGTATTTTGTTTGCTGATGAGCTAACAGAATTTAAGCGGGATGTATTAGAGTTTTTAAGACAACCGTTAGAGGATGGATTTGTAACGGTTTCTCGAACCAAACAATCGGTTATTTTTCCGGCTAAATTTACTTTAGTAGCCAGTACAAATCCCTGTCCCTGTGGCTATTATGGAGATACGATTCAACCCTGTACTTGTTCCCCTCGTCAACGAGAACAATATTGGGCAAAATTATCGGGGCCATTGATGGATCGAATTGATTTACAAGTGGCTGTTAATCGTTTAAAACCGGAAGAAATTCTGCAACAATCTCAAGGCGAAAGTTCTGCTAGTATTCGAGAACGAGTCATCCTAGCGCGTGAACGCACCCGTCAACGGTTTCAAGATGAACCCCAGTTAAAATCGAATGCAGAAATGCAAAGTCGTCATATTCAAAAATGGTGTCAATTAGATAGTATTGGACAGAGTTTATTAGAAAATGCCATTAGAAAATTAGGGTTATCTGCAAGAGCCAGCGATCGCATTTTAAAAGTAGCGAGAACGATTGCAGATTTAGCCGGAGAAGATAATATTAAACCCCCCCATGTTGCTGAGGCTATTCAATATCGAACGATTGATCGAATGCAGTAA